Part of the Danaus plexippus chromosome 23, MEX_DaPlex, whole genome shotgun sequence genome is shown below.
tattatagaaataggtttgaattaatcataaaatggttaacaatttatatgtaatctaGCGAATAAGTTAATCTTCAGATTTGATGAACTTTAGTCTTTtgagaaaaatcttttttttttaatttattctattttttcttttttaaaattatttattcttttatattttatgctatggcttcaatcacactggaatcgtggaatatttcgTCAATGaacaatatttcttaaacacaCTTTTTTGAGTTACAATGACAATCAGTgtgtttaagtttaaataattataatcacactggcagaatatactgtgcacgtctgtGCCCGGAGGAAGGccacattatattaaaaaaaatatcgattcCCATTGCcggagttttaatattttatcgattaaattcctttttataattaaaatagcgGATTAGAAATTTGCACTCATTTGTCGCttcgttttttaataatatcctcTTTAACAAAAGTCTCGTAACATTGCTAAAGATATATTCATCCATATTTCATATTTCcgtagtatataaaatactaccTTTTTAGCTAGGggatacattatatatatcactgCCAGTTTTATAAGCCACTACTAGTATTTGTAACTTTTTCTAACTCGTACTTAATTTTACCCTTTGAAacattttcaactttataataaatagttttaagtatGACATTTACTCGATTCTAAAACTATTCTTATATTACTCTCGAATATattctctttataaaaataatacctgTTTTGTATGTTAACAGGGTTAACTTCTACTCCATAAGATTATAACGTGGAACATTCTGGAAATAAATGTTAGATTCATTTAgctaaaatagaatatttgaagagtattatatattattttattaatttcgagaacaatttttaatataatagtaatagaatatttataatggatAAAAGCTTAATTCCAAATGTTTTTAGACGTAGGCATGTTGTCAAATTTTTGACGACTTTATAATCTGTTTTCATTAAACCCTTTTTCAGCCAAAAGTAGCCTTTTTATGCTaatctcattattatatgCACTCCTAGTAGAGTCGAAGGCTGTGAAGATATAGCTTTAACCTTTCCACTGTAGATATCATCTCCACATCctattagtataatatatgtattaaaaattaaatgagaaaCGCATACAATGACTTCTGTATGGTTAAAATGTCAAACTATtgccatttataaaaaagattaattaaataattccgttctgaaatttaatgaaataaaaatattcggaAATATTGTGTTAAGTCGATGAAGGTTTCAGTCGACTTATTTCACACCTTCGAGTACAAAATAAGTATTGTTTGTGGGccttttcatgttttttatgCTTCTAATTAGGCTCAGGGTTAGATTGGTCCAtggtagaatattttttatattgagtgTATAAAGAAACAGCATGCGATTTGGATATACATAGAATATGTACGTATTTATCGATTTTAAGGTTAAGATACTTcgttattaatgttatgttacaaaaatagttGTCTTGAGTATGTTACTTGGCCATTCactgaaatgaaatttaatagcaaaagtatttaagtttttttttgttttctattattattatgtgtaggttaatattctattgttacatgaattaataaaagatctttatttattaaacttgtgCAAGTGAGCTTGTCGAAAcggtttaataataacaacaaggAAGTCATAACTTTTGTTTctgtattagaaaaaaaaaatactaagcaTCAAATGTACCAAATTCCCGTCGCTCACGCAAAATatacactttttataatattgtaaaaatcattgtttttttttttaatatgtaagaaCCTGTAGATCCCGCGCCGTAAAACCGAGCTATGGAATTAAACATTGTGACAATAACAGAAAACCGTACATCCAATgtctacaatattttttcacttttccATATTGTAACTGTTTGTTATAACACaggcaataataataataatctttcactctattcataaaataaattccaatatataataaacatttttttttattcgtgcAACTACCCTCGTCTTCCTTCTATGAGATTCGGAATTCACTACGAAAAcatgtatttgaaaacatatGTACTtagttactttaaattatgtcaATGACATTttccaaattatttatttgttatatttttttaaatcacattttttttgtgaaaggGGGCAAACGTGCTGACGGCCTACCtaatggaggtagtaccgtcaaccatggacatccgcaaaaaAATTTGCGGGTGTGTTGCCACCCTTATTtgggaaagggtgggaaaaggcaaaggccataaatatttattttttgttgtctttgctgtttttttttttaaatattattttttctaattgttCAATAGGCGACGTCTGCAACGCTAAGTAACATTGGTGAgatttttatgtgttttatgaaaatgtttgtataacaGAAGAGAACCACTCGGAAGTTTTATAAGATGAAGAATAAAGAAGTTTAGATAAATCTttgatatcataaaataatctattttataaaacaataaagaataaaatatagaattttttgttttgacactttttgtaatttttaatgtcgttatttaaaaataaatcttgtcGAAAACATAAAGTgttgttacaaaaattaatataattaaatttaatccctaacatagttttaatattttttttgtaataaataatagaattaagtgttttttcttttgaacattaaaataatgactcTTTCATGGATGTACCATAGACGTTTGGTACACGTTgtgatactatttttttattttttatatgttgaagtgaaacttcttatgcgacttccaacaaggttgcgttaaaggTCTAACGCTCCTGGGAGGGGATAATAAGAGACAGAGCGAGAGGGAATGCGTGACGGTCGAAAGCACGCGGGCTTCAATTGTGACtagtaagtaatgttaataaagtttgtgttAAAGACacactaaatttatttctacccCCTTCCTGTTGTCATTCCAACATTACGAAGTTTAACTTCTTCCGCGCGGACGGACTTCACGCGCAATGGATTTTTGTCCCGTTAATCTACCACTGGCAGACAACTGACGTAACGAGAACTATTAGgtacgtatttttattattttatataaataataaactgacAGGAACGAAGTCGCAGACATAACCACGATAAATTTAACGCACACACAGACGCACATCTACTTAACGAATAATTTCTTGTACATTTGGAAACTTatcgaaaaattattaacaaagataAGCCTTTTACCGAAAACTAATACCtactttattaatgtaaaaatgtacacTGGTTGTGATTAGTGGATGTCGATTCAAACTAATGTTACGTGTGTTGGCtaactttttaaatgtgaCGGTTTTTGTTGCCAACTTCAGTCATTACTTAATGTTACTGGCGGGGTATTTATCATAGCCAGTTAGgtatactatatttttgataattatgaTTCTGGttttcgatttattttttaatttcttggtTGACATATCTGGAATTAATATAAGCTAGACCATAGAATTTTTCTTACAatgttcaaatataatttaacgtaTCTGCCATTGGCAATACAACTGCCAGCGTAATTAGAATTTGTAGATTGATGGTATTAAGGATAGCTCTGTAATTTTTTCGTGTATATCtttctgttatataaataatggaaGACATTTGACAACAGtaatttattgtgtttataaataaggaaataaatagtcaataaataaactatctaTACACTATCCGTTCGTTCGTGGGTTTACGTATATACAATGAGGTAACGTGGTTTAAGACGAGCTTGATGATGAGGCGATCGAAGAAACGCTAGAGTAGCTTGGTGATTGGTTTGAAGATGACGAGGAGCTTGATTCTCCGGGATAGTAAGAGCTGTAGGCGAGCTGACTTGGGTCCCATACCCTGGCGTAAGGACCCGAGCTCGCTGGCTCCCACTGAGGGCTGTAGGAATCTTGAGGGGCTGATGCTGGGGTGGATGGTGGTCCGTACTGGTTTGCAGGAGGCCCATATTGAGCGGCGGGGGGAGCTTCAGTAGCCATCATCATTGGCATTGCTGAAAATatcaatcattaattataaaatttaacacattattttatttaccataattaattttcattacctCCTTTCTTCATTATGAGGTTGTATACAAGGAATCCAACGACGAGTGCTATGGCCAGTTTACTGAGGATCAGAGCCTTAATGGCCTTGATGCCGATGATGGACACCAGAATGGGCATGAGCGCCTTCATCTTCAGTTTGAGAAGAAGGAGAACTGGCAGCAACAGTTTCTTCTTAAGGATACCTCGAGCTATAAAAGAAggttttattagttatgagtgaattaattgtttttttttgtgtttaaattgtTTCCTAACAAACCTTCGCCATTTTCAGCCTCAGTTTCGGGGAAGTCCACGTCTAATCCTCTATCAGCTCGATAGGAAACCTCCGCGTTTTGGAAAATGAACTCCGGGAGTTGGACTCTGAACTCGTTGGAGTTAAGAATTCTTCCGACGCGGTCGAAGATCACTTTATCTATGTTATTGTCATCGAAGGCCCTGGCTGACTCGGAAGTCACGCCCAGCTTCGTATCCAGGAAAGAGAGGACTTTCACTTTGAGACAGGACGTCGGAGACTCCGTGCCGAAACAATCACTTATAACACTGTTAAGAAGATCATCACTTGTGCTTAAACGAGACGTTTCTATCTCATTGTCTTTGATGGCGAAACCGTTAACCAGGGCCGCTGTAGCCAGGATCAGGTAGGTACACTTCAttttataaaccttttttCACTTTgtcattagttttaattaattagacgTACTCCCCGTCCGGTTAATGGAGCAacaatgattaaatttttcaatggaCTTGGTTTTTATATGTGTTCCTTCGGACAGCACGGCACGCGGCTCCCGGGCGCGGTCGGAATAACAATCGTCATCATACTTGgcaaactatttaatttcatttaagaaaGTACGATTGGTGAGAGTgactgttatattaatattattatatatatactttttaattaaagtattacgACCCACTTGAACATTGTTATGCTTTCAAACAGCACAGCTAGTGTTGAACGCGGCATTCAGTTGTTTTCGacgagtaaataaatatatttgtatgtttcatTAATAACCGCAAAATTATGTTTGTGAAGAACAAACTGATTAATGTTGAAGCAAGTGTGAATCAATATGCGAGGAGCGACAACTCTCACCGTCGCGTCGGTCCGTACCTACATATAAATCgcgtttttgtaaattttgtcacaaaaatattcttagatAATTGTAATTCCGTACGagctttttatataaccaTTATTCGGGGGTTACGAGATAGTGTTGCGTGTTGATGTTGTCGCGGGCATTGTTTTCGGCGTTCtgatatgtatgtgtttttaaagGGATCTATGAACAATATGCTTTAAAAACGTCATCATATCCGATACAACAAAACAgaacatttacaataaatactatatttatttattatttatagtttttttaaacaaaaactgtgACAatgttaaagctcctctcaatgcaacgcgatggaaccggcacccgcacagtgaatccatggaatgctgagaagtttcttCTCAATGatgaataaatacaatacatgtAAATCGTGTTAGCCATCACATTGAAGGagccattttaaaatatctgtgtCGTATAACTAACCTATTTTggaacaattataatattttaagcccTCATAAGTTTAtgtgtgatattaaaaatgttttaaattgagGATTTTGGTAGAAAAtagtcatcatcatcagtctATCAGAGCCCACTGTTGGaaaaaggcctcttctcacatggagaaggttagagcattaatcaccatgcttgctcaagacgggttggcgatttcaatcttataatttgaaattataagacgaGGTTtgctcacgatgttttccttcaccgtatgtcagtggtgtctaaatactcttagaaagtacatatgactcggataagatcacattggtacttaccaggtttcgaacccgctcCCTCatgtatgagaggcgggccttttgcctccaggccaccacgacgtGTAACCAAGAAATTAGTGATGACTCTAAAGTCTAAACTAAATAACTAACTAAACTATGGTTATCATATGCAgtagtttaaatttcaatataaattcaaaattttgtttatttttttgtcccCAAGGATTTAATTTTGCTAAACTAATTAAGTGTAAGGAAAGATATCTTGCAAAGAGTCCAAGGCAAGCCAAGACTGATAAAGTTATGTTAGATCAAAAAAcgctttattattatcttgtaaaaattaatgaaatctaagatattcgcgagttttattcatttaaatgaaactaatatttttcggatatagtacgcggattttattattttaaaaaacatatatacataatcccgacgtttcggttacttttcagcaaccgtgatcacgggcggacgagtaaaaattatttgatattgataataacaaaaataaaaaaaaaaaatagtttttcaatactactaataaaaatgtctttacGTTTGTATGAAGTTtctgaaatgatttttttatcagaagAGAGTATTGAACTCTTACAAACCATTTAGGAGTCGGAATTTAATTTCCAGgaaaagtttcttttaaaaactaagaatttttttacaaattaagaatattaatattggacaatttaaaatgaaaataatttatggtaAAAACGTTGTCACAAATTTTTCGAAGGTGTTATTTTTTGCTACACATTaatactgttaaaaatattaactaataaaagATTCTCGTCAACATGTCGAGGAATAATAAAAGTCgtgataaaaattctttagtaTACTCAGGACGAAGAAAACTTTAGTTCACAGAGacgaataataaaacagtgagTACTCATTGAAATTGTCTGTCGAACGTccattgataatttatttattttttttataatatatataaaacctttttttaaatcatgtttACATTTTGTGGGGAGTATTCTACTAGGAAAGTGAAACTCATTGCTTAACAAAAAGCTCGCGTGTATTTCTGTTGACTCCTCATTATGCAATAAGGGTTGGAATCTATTCTGTATGTCAACCGCGCCGCCATTTGCATTAGCCGCCATGTCCGGATTGTGAAATTACTGTTTCACTTCCGTTTGGCGGCCATtgatgtttgtaataaatttttatgtttgcaTACTTTGTTTGAtagtaattaagaaatattagtagtatatatttagtatgactttgactatttttaataaaataatgtttatagtgCCGTCAATTAGCAgaagatttaaaaagatatcaaatagatttattctcttttagttttatttttaaaaaaaagcaattataatctaatcgaatcatattaaaatactgtttacacatctctgtttatttttattttcataaattttttaaaaaacaattttttcaattaaaaatatttattatttaaataatgtttacagtAACCATATATTGTCGTAGCAGCTTcttctgtaaaaatatttatgttatagtaaacattgttatttaagGGGGTCgttaatgatttaacttatatattataaataaacagccCAGTTAGATAACATTGGCTGTATTCTACATACCGTAGTCTCGTGATCGAAATACTAATGTCAGACATCGATATTACTCTCGTTCTTGGCGCAGATTGTTTTTCAAGGAATAATatgctttaaatttaagatatagaGGACATAATCGATTGATTATTAATACGTATCATTTGATACTAACTACAAGCGtggcgttttttttttctaaaagacTTTGTTATTTCTACAAAGTTTTTGTAAAGGCCATTTCCAAGTCCAAGACTCAAAGTACATAAGTATGATTCCGATTTCGTAAACTCCATAACTatgacaattattataatttagaatatatgCATTGAGAAtagtagttttgttttataatttaacctATTTAACGCATCAAATATACATAGTTAATGAAAATTCTGGACATTTTTCGCTTgggaaaaagttattaatttacattaaaaattaatttcgatttatgttttgtaaatttcattacATGAATGACATGACATAAACCTATGTATATTTAAGCTAAAGAAATAATCTAAAAACTTTGGCAGATGGCGGCAAAAAAGTTAAATCTAGTTTGTGGTCAACCTTAGCTATAATCTGTGTTAAGTTTTAAGGCTTCTTCAGTGGGTTAGTAGGGCACCAGCTAAGGATATCCTGAGCTGGGCAGAATCATAATTAGACCCTAAGGGGAAGCCATTGGCTTCATACCTTAGCATAACTGTAACGACCtatttatcgttttattatgtatattttgacgTGAGTATGACATTTGCTATATACGTGTCCGTTTAGTAAATGACAAGAACAATTTTGAATCATAgcgttatattaaaagtagcTTTTAAAAGTTTCTGGTGTCGTCACTAAACtgtcaaaaatacaaaaagatattttacgtAATCGATATTTTGACATATATCATAAAAGTCACTGTCaccatactttttttatttcatttatgtttactttttattgtcCCCTTATCTAAGATGAAAAGttatatcactttaaaataacaaaaaaatattggaaataactatttatagcATTCTAAACTACGGTTTTTCTAGAgctaatatgtatttttttacttggAATTGAATTTATGTCCAACATATTATTCTCAGCGAAGACGGAGGAGGTTAtataggttatatttttatagtacgCTGCTTCGTATCAACCTTATACTATCATAAAACTGAAAGCTATTTCAACATGCAAActcctttataataaataaattttatatatctatacttTGTAATGATGATTTTTTGAAaccattttatatagatatcaaTGAAGTCACTTTCGTTTACTTGAGAGTTATCGGAAgtgtttattaatagtatttcactgtaacaataaaaataaagattaaaagcAGTTGAAAATAGCGTAATAAAGTTCTCTTCGGTGtacttttttcattaaaagtttcaaagacttttaaattttgtatataaggtTATAGTGTGTTTTCGATCAAATTTatgtttagatataaaaaaaaaaatatttatcgatacaaaataatagctTGAGTTAAAGTCAATCgggtaaatttattaattataaattgtgattcttcttaattttattatacaacacTACCCTATTACTTGGTATTAAAACTACACCTTAAAATTTTTCGCCTGTgacttagtttttataaatcacatatacacaaaaaatttttttatgttacataatcTTACAaatgatatcattttaatatacatatgaataattttatattttcccaTAAACGTTATAAAACATGGTCACAACTTAAGTAAACAGGTCTTTTAGTGTGATGTTAAGTGTCGATAAACGTTGATTTTTCGTTTCAATTCAAAAAGGTTTTTCatcaaaaatgatttatttacgatacatttttaaattattataaattctaacaCGGCTTTCTATTTCCTTATCCTTTTAATTGGTATTTAACAAATGTAGTGTGACCTTCATTTCGCATTCTCTGCAAAGTGTGATTGGAATTCGTATCAGCTTTCAGTAGAAAGTTTAAGGATGTATTAAAATCGTAGTGATTTTCATAAATCTTTGTATGTtacgtgtattttttttattgcgtaTGTAAAATCAGTTAATTTTACAAGGGATGTGAATATCTGCtgtgtttaagtttttttttttgaataaataaagtctaatattcattgttaaaaatgaggtttttaataaacaaaaaatgtatatatatatatttttataatgatttatttaaacaataaattacattcaCACATCCAAAGAAACATTCgcacaattaaataaataattctcacACTATTTACATTCACGGTTTCGTAAAACCTTTTTGGTTTCTACCCGCTGGGGTTATCGGAATTCGGTTTTGGGTCTAGCGAGAGGAAGCCTTTATTGGTAAGCGTTGTAAGCGAGTTCCTGGGCCAATTCCTGGGGCTCAGTCTCCCTCCTGTGTCTGGTTGCAGCGTACGCGGCATCCCATGGACCGTGAGCGGCGATCTGGGGATGAGTGTTGTCCGCAGCAATCTGGGTAAactataatgttatttgtgGATAAAATCCCGGAGTTAGTTAGGCTTTAGGCCGTTCGAAATGTTAATGACTTGGTGCGAACAGAGTGCGGTATGTATTGTGCTTGTGCGgacacaaataattttaattatttataatttaattgaaacttacCTTCTTGCACAATTGGAAGATAGCCAGGGCGACGGAGACGACGAAAGAGAAGAAGGACAGTTGGAGGGCGTTCCATGCCTTCAGTCCAAGAACACCGATCGCCAGAGGGATGAGGGTCATGGCTTTAAGGAGTAAGAACACGAGGATTGGGACGATGATCTTCTTTAGCTTGGCCTTGCGAGCCTCACCGACAGCGCGCGCTCCTTCCTTGGCGAACTTAATGTTCAGTGACAGTTCATCGTTGTCCAAGTTCCTAGGGCTGACGGTGACTTTGGTGTCGACGAGAGGGAGCTGGAAAGTGACGTCGTGTGTCTGGATGTAGCTCTCGACGGTGTCCATAAAATCTCCGGAAGATCTGCCAGTCGTCGCTTCAGCGCCATTCTTAGTCACCTCAACTGCGTCGGAGATCtggaaacattaaatttattgaattttggATTAGAATTCCGGTGTAAGTGGTTCCgcaaaattgtttcaaaactGTACCAACCTGGAATGAATCTTTCTTGAAGATGCTGTCCAGCAGAGACATAACCTTGTACTTAATGCAAGCGGCGGGGTCAGATCCTTCGGCGCAACCTGATCTCATCTCCTCCACCATGCCGTCCATCGAACTTCCCTTCCAGAATTCAGATTTGGGAGGCTGGGCCATGGCGCTCCCGAATAACGCGATAACCAAACACACCACTTTCACGGAAGCcatcttgttttttttctcGAGTGGTGTTGACTGGAGGACGATCGGTGAGTTTGTGATAGTTTCGTCAAGGATCCAATGGCTTTTATACAGCTATTTCAAATTCAGAACGTTGTCTCTGGTTCCGGTACGGATTGTCTTGGTATGTACCACTCAAACGTGCACTTACACTCTTTTTCCCTTGACCGATCCAAGTGTAAGGGAAAGCTATTTGATACGAATACTCTGACATGTTAGAGTCAGAAAGTCCTAAGTCCCAACAACGCTGCTtgttatacaaacattttagaaACGTAACAGTTCAGCGATGATTCTGTTGTTTGTGACACCATACCCCTATTAGTTGAGCGT
Proteins encoded:
- the LOC116774943 gene encoding uncharacterized protein LOC116774943, which encodes MKCTYLILATAALVNGFAIKDNEIETSRLSTSDDLLNSVISDCFGTESPTSCLKVKVLSFLDTKLGVTSESARAFDDNNIDKVIFDRVGRILNSNEFRVQLPEFIFQNAEVSYRADRGLDVDFPETEAENGEARGILKKKLLLPVLLLLKLKMKALMPILVSIIGIKAIKALILSKLAIALVVGFLVYNLIMKKGAMPMMMATEAPPAAQYGPPANQYGPPSTPASAPQDSYSPQWEPASSGPYARVWDPSQLAYSSYYPGESSSSSSSNQSPSYSSVSSIASSSSSS
- the LOC116774939 gene encoding uncharacterized protein LOC116774939 isoform X2, whose protein sequence is MASVKVVCLVIALFGSAMAQPPKSEFWKGSSMDGMVEEMRSGCAEGSDPAACIKYKVMSLLDSIFKKDSFQISDAVEVTKNGAEATTGRSSGDFMDTVESYIQTHDVTFQLPLVDTKVTVSPRNLDNDELSLNIKFAKEGARAVGEARKAKLKKIIVPILVFLLLKAMTLIPLAIGVLGLKAWNALQLSFFSFVVSVALAIFQLCKKIAADNTHPQIAAHGPWDAAYAATRHRRETEPQELAQELAYNAYQ
- the LOC116774939 gene encoding uncharacterized protein LOC116774939 isoform X1: MASVKVVCLVIALFGSAMAQPPKSEFWKGSSMDGMVEEMRSGCAEGSDPAACIKYKVMSLLDSIFKKDSFQISDAVEVTKNGAEATTGRSSGDFMDTVESYIQTHDVTFQLPLVDTKVTVSPRNLDNDELSLNIKFAKEGARAVGEARKAKLKKIIVPILVFLLLKAMTLIPLAIGVLGLKAWNALQLSFFSFVVSVALAIFQLCKKFTQIAADNTHPQIAAHGPWDAAYAATRHRRETEPQELAQELAYNAYQ